A section of the Pseudanabaena mucicola str. Chao 1806 genome encodes:
- the crn3 gene encoding CRISPR-associated ring nuclease Crn3/Csx3, with product MTIPKIQLSLTNKKSVDGLRYQQLDIEILTSDRVINPSDMIGLELPTSVDTSGGVVISGRAPIWLYAYFVHELHPTKWVACFDPRISGGVVVATHSNQATIGQIIMESPSSEVQLCPALMIVGPPNSGKSVLSHALFQALLPENPHVYLQRAHWDGEGNWTLELGDEVQAEAMKVANKGALTAEFFPYHAQSILELRRHKSLVLVDIGGMVQPEKHPILEACSHYLIISAKTEEIDKWHEFCRDRGNLSTVAVIHSSLETCEEVNQSQPYLEMTCGAWLMGQPRAVPDELLKRVRSLFLKR from the coding sequence ATGACTATTCCCAAAATTCAGTTGTCTCTGACTAATAAAAAATCTGTAGATGGATTGCGATATCAACAATTAGATATTGAGATATTGACTAGCGATCGGGTCATCAATCCTTCCGACATGATTGGTTTAGAACTTCCTACTAGTGTCGATACTAGCGGTGGCGTGGTGATTTCAGGACGCGCCCCGATCTGGCTCTATGCTTATTTTGTCCATGAACTGCATCCAACTAAGTGGGTGGCTTGTTTTGATCCGCGCATTTCTGGTGGTGTGGTGGTGGCGACTCACAGCAATCAGGCTACGATTGGTCAAATTATTATGGAGTCGCCATCTAGTGAGGTGCAGTTATGTCCTGCGCTGATGATTGTGGGTCCTCCTAATAGTGGCAAAAGTGTTCTATCCCATGCTTTGTTTCAAGCTTTGTTGCCTGAGAATCCTCATGTATATTTGCAGAGAGCGCATTGGGATGGTGAGGGCAATTGGACTTTGGAGTTGGGGGATGAGGTTCAGGCGGAGGCGATGAAGGTGGCGAATAAGGGGGCTTTGACTGCGGAGTTCTTTCCCTATCATGCTCAATCTATTTTAGAACTGCGCCGTCATAAGTCTCTGGTTTTGGTGGATATTGGTGGCATGGTTCAGCCTGAAAAACATCCTATTCTTGAGGCTTGTTCCCATTACTTGATCATTAGCGCCAAGACCGAAGAGATTGATAAATGGCATGAATTCTGTCGCGATCGCGGTAATCTTTCGACCGTTGCTGTCATTCACAGTTCTTTAGAAACTTGTGAAGAGGTTAATCAATCGCAACCCTATCTAGAAATGACCTGTGGTGCTTGGCTCATGGGGCAACCTCGCGCTGTCCCTGATGAGCTTTTGAAGAGAGTGCGATCGCTTTTTTTGAAACGTTAA
- the csx19 gene encoding type III-D CRISPR-associated protein Csx19, with the protein MTTLYGRASKENISLKEALKQCAVFLEDAVALVYAPSFCTFAKFENDNLSLIENKSLSTVFEARVFNQNVELRWLNVSNGLGRAVLVSDIELTRVFNDDVDVSLTEILDTIPQQYLLWGKGVVRSPSTPPSWSRLAAARIGALDIPIASIHPKQQVKLLAKEYIGLCEGEAGKYGNVAVLEERLIELKPLEVKP; encoded by the coding sequence ATGACAACACTTTACGGACGGGCTAGTAAAGAAAATATTAGTCTTAAAGAGGCTCTTAAGCAATGTGCTGTTTTTCTAGAAGATGCAGTAGCATTAGTCTATGCACCTTCATTTTGCACATTCGCGAAGTTTGAAAATGACAATCTTTCTTTAATTGAGAATAAATCCCTAAGCACGGTCTTTGAAGCTAGAGTTTTTAATCAAAATGTTGAACTACGTTGGCTAAATGTATCAAATGGATTGGGTCGTGCAGTTTTAGTTTCTGATATTGAGCTTACAAGAGTCTTCAATGATGATGTCGATGTCAGTCTCACAGAGATTCTAGATACAATTCCGCAGCAATATTTACTTTGGGGTAAGGGCGTGGTGCGATCGCCTTCAACACCGCCAAGTTGGAGCCGTCTAGCAGCAGCCAGAATCGGAGCATTAGATATACCGATCGCAAGTATTCACCCTAAACAACAGGTAAAACTGCTCGCTAAGGAGTATATCGGTCTATGTGAAGGTGAGGCAGGTAAATATGGCAATGTCGCTGTGCTAGAAGAGAGATTGATTGAACTAAAACCATTAGAGGTAAAGCCATGA
- a CDS encoding type II toxin-antitoxin system VapC family toxin, with protein sequence MTSVVADTHAFIWYILEPERLSQPALEALDRASSQGDAIFLSAISIVEICYLIDKGRLAETVLDRVITAIESENAGAEIISINQEVSLAVRQIPRETVPDMPDRIIAATALHLKIPLVTKDAKIQSANIQTIW encoded by the coding sequence ATGACATCTGTTGTAGCCGATACCCACGCATTTATCTGGTATATTCTCGAACCAGAACGACTATCTCAACCTGCACTTGAGGCTTTAGATCGTGCTTCTAGTCAAGGCGATGCGATTTTTCTATCAGCAATCTCAATTGTGGAGATATGCTATCTAATTGACAAAGGCAGACTAGCTGAAACTGTTTTAGACAGAGTTATTACTGCAATAGAGTCTGAGAACGCAGGAGCAGAAATTATTTCTATAAATCAGGAAGTTAGTCTAGCTGTGCGGCAAATTCCCCGTGAGACTGTCCCCGATATGCCTGATCGCATTATTGCCGCTACAGCCTTGCATCTAAAGATTCCTTTGGTAACGAAAGATGCCAAAATTCAATCCGCTAACATTCAAACAATTTGGTGA
- a CDS encoding TIGR03986 family type III CRISPR-associated RAMP protein: protein MSTQTGKISIQFKKNKKGNLQHKNISIAVSDSQILYFDSIPDKKLPEKQISVSLLDSIGSITQECKQTWDVEFELDEQQQIVKLREQGHSWDREEIVESVKIPERVRPQEQPQNVNGDRFHNPYNFVPALPRDEEVQKTELGDHPPMGHGSYLNNYWSGKISVTLTTITPLLIPDAANATGDDHKTYSVRKDAEGKPYLPSTSIKGMLRSAYEAITNSRLSILEEHNELLAYRMSPNSGLLMVPARIENNHICLYSGTSTISKNGKPDPMYAAWLRRWDRNSTNLARDRVTYANTQNLPEHGAKVQFWAEKFSKGNFSYWNVRKVVPYGQNLGQQPTPTTLVGNSAHRPFGEPMQSFEGYVCVTGKNMKNKHDERIFFNTEESKKIPLSNQIRQRWAKLIESYQDNEDFKNGLQCPSALGNVAHWSRHFTLNEREKQLAEGTLCYAHVRQNGSDFEVIDLYPVMIARSLYSLTPNDVLDPSLKPANSFDQLSPAERVFGWVNQDGQGAYKGQLRVHGIKCLSEVEDAVDNFGSDDASFPLTILGQPKPEQARFYCADDQEGSPLHDGENNPQKREKAEGYKYTDQNLRGRKVYPHHKDLSSEYWNNPLDDRTQRSDNTGHYQEYRRPKKNGVEQLDKQNRSIKEWVKPETKFQFEIDVINLSPIELGALLWLLSSPDVHYHRLGGAKPLGFGSVWLNVDWEKTDLRIGKDWAEFYKSLIPTSLKIGNGVSCIDDFKKAVIQTYGTGNRFEQIRFIAAFCNSSKGFDNAVIHYPRVTPHPTPEGEAFEWFVRNEQDTREEIALKLALPDLAASHVENLLLHPRKPNPRNQQRRR from the coding sequence ATGTCTACTCAAACAGGAAAAATATCAATCCAATTCAAGAAAAACAAGAAGGGCAATTTGCAGCATAAGAACATTTCTATCGCAGTAAGTGATAGTCAGATTCTTTATTTTGATAGTATTCCCGACAAAAAGCTTCCTGAAAAGCAAATTTCAGTTTCTTTGCTAGATAGCATTGGCAGTATCACGCAAGAATGTAAACAAACTTGGGATGTTGAGTTCGAGTTGGATGAACAACAGCAGATCGTAAAGCTGCGAGAACAGGGACATTCTTGGGATCGAGAAGAAATAGTTGAATCTGTAAAAATACCTGAGCGAGTTCGACCACAGGAACAACCGCAAAATGTAAATGGCGATCGCTTTCATAACCCTTATAATTTTGTACCTGCTTTGCCCCGCGATGAAGAAGTACAGAAAACCGAGTTGGGCGATCATCCTCCAATGGGTCACGGCTCATATCTTAACAACTATTGGAGTGGCAAAATCTCTGTCACACTGACAACAATAACACCCTTACTAATTCCCGATGCGGCAAATGCCACAGGTGATGATCACAAAACCTACTCAGTCCGTAAGGATGCTGAGGGTAAACCTTATCTACCATCAACATCAATTAAGGGAATGTTGCGATCGGCTTATGAAGCAATTACTAATTCACGTTTGTCCATTCTTGAAGAACATAATGAACTTTTAGCCTACCGAATGTCACCTAATTCTGGGCTTCTCATGGTTCCAGCACGGATTGAGAATAATCATATCTGTTTGTATTCTGGCACATCGACCATCTCAAAAAATGGAAAACCTGATCCTATGTATGCAGCTTGGCTACGTCGATGGGATCGCAACAGTACTAATCTTGCTAGAGATAGAGTAACCTATGCAAATACTCAAAATCTTCCAGAGCATGGAGCAAAAGTACAATTTTGGGCTGAAAAGTTTTCTAAGGGAAATTTCTCTTATTGGAATGTGCGTAAAGTTGTTCCTTATGGTCAAAACTTAGGTCAACAGCCTACCCCAACTACTTTAGTAGGCAATAGCGCACATAGACCATTCGGTGAACCTATGCAATCGTTTGAGGGATATGTTTGTGTGACTGGGAAAAATATGAAGAATAAGCATGATGAGAGAATTTTCTTCAACACAGAAGAATCTAAAAAAATCCCTCTCTCTAATCAAATTAGACAGCGTTGGGCAAAGTTAATTGAAAGTTATCAAGACAATGAAGATTTTAAGAATGGGCTACAATGTCCATCAGCATTGGGTAATGTTGCTCATTGGTCACGACACTTCACCTTAAACGAACGAGAAAAGCAACTAGCAGAAGGCACACTTTGCTATGCTCATGTGCGTCAAAACGGATCGGATTTTGAAGTAATTGACCTATACCCAGTAATGATTGCTCGGAGTCTATATAGTCTTACCCCAAATGATGTGCTTGATCCTAGCCTTAAACCTGCTAATAGCTTCGATCAATTATCTCCTGCTGAACGTGTTTTTGGTTGGGTAAATCAAGATGGTCAAGGAGCCTATAAAGGACAGTTACGAGTTCATGGGATTAAGTGTTTGTCTGAAGTCGAAGATGCTGTAGACAATTTTGGTAGTGATGATGCAAGTTTCCCTTTAACAATTTTAGGACAGCCAAAGCCAGAGCAAGCAAGATTTTACTGTGCTGATGATCAAGAAGGAAGTCCTCTTCATGATGGCGAAAATAATCCTCAGAAAAGAGAAAAGGCTGAAGGATACAAATACACAGATCAGAATTTACGAGGACGTAAGGTTTATCCTCATCACAAAGATTTATCCAGTGAGTACTGGAATAATCCACTAGATGATCGCACCCAAAGATCAGATAATACTGGTCATTATCAAGAGTATCGCCGACCCAAAAAAAATGGCGTGGAGCAGTTAGACAAACAAAATCGATCAATCAAAGAATGGGTGAAACCCGAGACAAAATTTCAATTTGAGATTGATGTGATTAATCTTTCTCCCATTGAATTAGGTGCTTTGCTATGGCTGCTTTCATCACCTGATGTTCACTACCATCGACTAGGCGGCGCAAAGCCTTTAGGGTTTGGTAGTGTTTGGCTCAATGTTGATTGGGAAAAGACTGATTTAAGGATAGGTAAAGATTGGGCAGAATTTTATAAATCTCTGATACCTACATCTTTAAAAATTGGTAATGGAGTCAGTTGTATCGATGACTTTAAGAAAGCTGTTATTCAAACCTATGGTACAGGTAACCGCTTTGAACAAATTCGATTTATCGCCGCATTCTGTAACAGTAGCAAGGGTTTTGATAACGCAGTAATTCATTATCCACGAGTGACTCCCCACCCAACACCCGAAGGTGAAGCTTTTGAGTGGTTTGTCAGAAATGAGCAAGATACCCGTGAAGAAATAGCATTGAAACTGGCTTTACCAGATCTAGCTGCTTCTCACGTTGAAAATCTTCTTTTACATCCCAGAAAACCTAATCCAAGGAACCAACAACGGAGACGCTAA
- a CDS encoding DUF2281 domain-containing protein: protein MTIEQAVLENLRDLPLDKQQEVLDFAEFLRQKIQTKKPRRSLKGLCADLNTGITDEDIAEARKEMWGNFPREFPE, encoded by the coding sequence ATGACTATTGAGCAAGCAGTTTTAGAAAATCTTCGAGATTTGCCACTTGATAAGCAGCAAGAAGTATTAGACTTTGCCGAATTTTTACGCCAAAAGATTCAGACCAAAAAGCCACGCCGCAGCTTGAAAGGTTTATGTGCAGATCTAAATACTGGTATAACCGATGAAGATATTGCTGAGGCGCGTAAAGAAATGTGGGGTAATTTTCCTAGGGAGTTTCCAGAATGA
- a CDS encoding RAMP superfamily CRISPR-associated protein, with translation MSKGNKQKHGKGSKPSKDKASQPKNTPSTQAVKTSNMQVPTDFMLNISMLSDWHVGTGAGRVGDIDRLVQRDHNGLPYIPAKTLTGIWRDGCELIATGLDEGNVNGIWSQWVNYLFGNQPALETEAVEFTPIEATLSVRSAHFPQSFVSALGSKKLLLEAITFVKPGISIDPKNGCAKEDFLRFEEMVRAGAVLNSTCQLRLDNLDEQQKQAAFALLIAGTKLIERLGGKRRRGAGKCQWQIDKQNSNTWIDWLEKNLEVSAPPKTQKQENISWSDSITNSSTWVKVELTVTTLSPLIISKRTIGNVVETLDYIPGTHLMRLIIRKLKHLNFDFGSAIAHNKLVVTNATPEIAGTIGKPTPIALFGEKLGGGLSNLKEGGKVYNRLREKEPDMQLKGERGSYVSFSNGQIDYRKIDTGLETHNTIKDELQRPTSDIGGVYSYETIPIGTSFKAELRLPQDLAEQLKKHDANWWQKLKSDDKHYERLGQSKKDDYGLVKIEAKSPQNATNKPVVNNNLLTVWVLSDILLRDERLRPTASVKTLQEELEAKLDVKLTLRKDDNLLSLMARQNRLESWQVRWGLPRPSLVGLAAGSCFVFEITANTNPQQLEKKLAELETTGIGERVAEGFGQLCFNHSLLSQNTFISQPSKQSQTTNYSSGNNQNSSSTLNNSQDPNFIYARYIEKATWRKEIERRALSLAASADDRRKILGITSDKPTMSQLGALRSLVGGLIQTETANQTNGVMGWLSHLRNTPNRREKWTDASLREIQNLVTNQQIVWDHLNINIADITMTQNSQQQLQRELWAEAVQTLVDAIIRAHKRSEEEN, from the coding sequence ATGAGCAAGGGTAACAAACAAAAACATGGGAAGGGTTCTAAGCCTTCAAAAGATAAAGCCTCTCAACCAAAGAACACACCATCAACTCAGGCTGTAAAAACAAGTAATATGCAAGTTCCCACTGATTTCATGCTCAATATATCTATGCTCAGTGATTGGCACGTTGGCACTGGGGCGGGGCGAGTCGGTGATATAGATAGGCTTGTGCAACGCGATCATAATGGACTACCGTATATCCCTGCTAAGACATTAACGGGTATCTGGCGTGATGGCTGTGAACTGATTGCCACAGGTTTAGATGAGGGTAATGTCAATGGTATATGGTCGCAGTGGGTAAATTATCTTTTTGGCAATCAACCAGCACTGGAAACAGAAGCAGTTGAGTTTACGCCAATAGAAGCGACTTTGTCGGTGCGATCGGCACATTTCCCCCAAAGCTTTGTCAGTGCGCTCGGCTCCAAAAAATTACTGTTAGAAGCGATTACCTTCGTCAAACCTGGTATTAGCATTGATCCGAAAAATGGCTGTGCTAAAGAGGATTTCCTGCGATTTGAAGAAATGGTACGGGCTGGGGCAGTGTTAAACTCTACCTGTCAGCTAAGGCTAGACAATCTAGATGAGCAACAAAAGCAAGCAGCATTTGCCCTATTGATTGCTGGTACAAAACTGATCGAAAGATTGGGCGGTAAGCGCAGACGTGGAGCAGGAAAATGTCAGTGGCAAATCGATAAACAAAATAGTAATACTTGGATTGATTGGTTAGAGAAAAATCTTGAAGTCTCAGCCCCTCCTAAAACCCAAAAACAAGAGAATATTTCTTGGTCAGATTCAATTACTAATTCTTCTACTTGGGTAAAGGTTGAATTAACGGTAACAACCCTTTCACCTTTGATTATTTCCAAGCGCACTATTGGTAACGTTGTCGAAACCCTAGATTATATTCCTGGCACTCACTTGATGCGTTTGATTATCAGGAAACTCAAACATCTTAATTTTGATTTTGGTAGTGCGATCGCCCATAACAAGTTAGTCGTTACCAATGCCACTCCAGAAATTGCAGGCACAATAGGTAAACCAACCCCTATCGCCCTATTTGGTGAAAAACTAGGTGGTGGTTTGTCAAATCTCAAAGAAGGAGGTAAGGTTTACAATCGACTCCGAGAAAAAGAACCAGATATGCAATTGAAAGGGGAGCGAGGCAGTTATGTTAGTTTCTCTAATGGTCAAATTGATTATCGCAAGATTGATACAGGGCTTGAAACTCACAATACTATCAAAGATGAATTGCAGCGTCCAACCAGTGACATTGGTGGGGTCTATAGCTATGAAACAATTCCCATTGGGACTTCATTTAAAGCGGAATTGCGTTTACCGCAAGATTTAGCAGAACAGTTAAAGAAGCATGATGCTAACTGGTGGCAAAAGCTAAAAAGCGATGATAAGCATTATGAGCGACTTGGTCAGTCTAAAAAAGATGACTATGGCTTAGTCAAGATTGAAGCAAAATCACCTCAAAATGCAACTAATAAACCAGTAGTAAATAATAACCTACTGACGGTTTGGGTGCTATCAGACATTTTGTTACGTGATGAAAGATTGCGCCCCACTGCCTCAGTTAAAACCTTACAGGAGGAGTTGGAAGCAAAATTAGATGTGAAGCTTACACTCAGAAAAGATGATAATTTATTGTCTTTAATGGCTCGGCAAAATCGTCTTGAATCATGGCAGGTGCGATGGGGATTACCGCGTCCTTCTCTAGTTGGTTTAGCGGCAGGTAGTTGTTTTGTTTTTGAGATTACAGCTAATACGAACCCTCAACAGTTAGAGAAAAAACTAGCAGAGTTAGAGACAACAGGCATAGGAGAGCGTGTTGCCGAAGGATTTGGACAACTTTGCTTTAATCATTCTCTCTTGAGCCAAAATACTTTTATCTCTCAGCCTAGTAAGCAAAGTCAAACTACTAATTATTCAAGTGGAAATAATCAAAACTCATCTTCTACGCTGAACAACTCCCAAGATCCCAATTTTATCTATGCACGCTATATTGAAAAGGCAACATGGCGTAAAGAGATTGAGCGTAGGGCGCTTAGTCTAGCAGCCAGTGCTGATGATCGCAGGAAAATTCTTGGTATTACATCGGATAAGCCAACCATGAGCCAGTTGGGGGCATTGAGATCACTGGTTGGGGGATTAATTCAAACTGAGACTGCTAATCAAACCAATGGTGTAATGGGATGGCTGTCTCACTTGCGAAATACTCCCAATCGAAGAGAAAAATGGACTGATGCAAGTTTAAGAGAGATTCAAAATCTTGTTACGAATCAGCAAATCGTCTGGGATCATCTGAATATAAATATTGCAGACATAACAATGACTCAAAATTCTCAACAACAATTACAGCGAGAACTTTGGGCTGAAGCTGTGCAAACACTCGTTGATGCGATCATTCGCGCTCATAAACGCTCTGAGGAGGAAAATTAA
- a CDS encoding RAMP superfamily CRISPR-associated protein, protein MARNIKSRLKVKGHLVAISPIHVGGIGGNAQTDMALALNGKGEYYIPGTSLAGALREWMGSESQFINALWGYQDAKSDRGHASFVLVEDAPIQAKAEIRDGVGIDRYYGTAAEHFKFDRAILPRGSRIPLEITIEQNPHKDWERAKAEWVELLTALQNKEIRLGAAKTRGLGLVKLENLKILDQNLSTRQGILNTLRDKGTGTTLGALSNQPVTRNNPKLYIEIQWQPISPVMVKAEADGIAVDSLPLVSANGSGLTFVLPGSSIKGALRTQAERIMRTVLDQPVPNGKSKQNFSNQLEQVELIRELFGASAKIKDKEQHGRIGALAVDDCYASVNISENQWQDITSAEKELPLRNALDQAGLNNTQQAFHVAIDRWTGGAADGFLYSTLEPMGVNWEPIQLTLDLNPERLPVKDQLPIVALLSLMLRDLSTGKIPLGYGVNRGMGAIVINNIKLTGSGLDTLLPSLNFPLDLQGGNTADLGQEVLQQLTSAWQAKIIQLQQEAN, encoded by the coding sequence ATGGCTCGTAATATTAAGTCTCGTTTGAAAGTCAAAGGACATTTGGTTGCTATTAGTCCAATTCATGTTGGCGGTATTGGCGGTAATGCCCAAACCGATATGGCATTAGCACTTAATGGCAAAGGAGAATATTACATTCCAGGAACAAGCCTTGCGGGTGCTTTGCGGGAATGGATGGGTAGTGAGTCTCAATTTATAAATGCCTTATGGGGCTATCAAGATGCAAAAAGCGATCGCGGTCATGCCAGTTTTGTATTAGTTGAAGATGCTCCCATTCAGGCAAAAGCAGAAATCCGTGATGGTGTGGGGATAGATCGCTATTACGGTACGGCTGCCGAACATTTCAAATTTGATCGAGCGATTTTACCTAGAGGCTCTCGCATTCCCTTAGAAATTACGATCGAACAAAATCCTCATAAAGATTGGGAGAGAGCTAAAGCTGAATGGGTTGAACTACTTACAGCGTTACAAAACAAAGAAATTCGCCTAGGTGCTGCCAAAACTAGAGGTTTAGGGCTAGTCAAATTAGAGAATCTAAAAATTCTTGATCAAAACCTATCTACACGACAAGGAATATTAAACACCTTGCGAGATAAAGGTACAGGAACAACGTTAGGCGCTCTATCAAATCAACCTGTAACTAGAAATAATCCAAAACTATATATCGAGATCCAATGGCAACCAATTTCTCCTGTCATGGTCAAGGCTGAAGCTGATGGCATTGCTGTTGACTCACTGCCTCTGGTCAGCGCTAATGGTAGCGGTTTGACTTTTGTTTTACCAGGTAGCTCGATCAAAGGGGCGTTAAGGACTCAAGCCGAACGAATTATGCGTACCGTGCTTGATCAGCCAGTTCCGAACGGTAAGTCAAAACAAAATTTCTCTAATCAGTTAGAGCAAGTTGAGTTAATCAGAGAACTATTTGGCGCATCAGCAAAAATAAAGGACAAAGAACAACATGGTCGAATCGGCGCTTTGGCAGTTGATGATTGCTATGCAAGCGTGAATATCAGTGAAAACCAATGGCAAGATATTACATCAGCCGAAAAAGAATTACCTCTGCGGAATGCTCTTGATCAAGCAGGTTTAAATAATACACAGCAGGCTTTTCATGTGGCAATTGATCGCTGGACTGGTGGAGCCGCCGATGGATTTTTGTACAGTACGCTAGAACCTATGGGCGTGAATTGGGAGCCAATTCAACTTACGCTTGATCTCAATCCCGAACGTCTACCCGTAAAAGACCAACTACCAATTGTCGCTTTACTATCTCTGATGCTACGAGATCTCAGCACTGGCAAAATTCCCCTTGGCTATGGAGTTAATCGCGGTATGGGTGCGATCGTTATTAACAACATCAAGCTAACAGGCTCAGGACTTGACACTCTATTGCCTAGTCTAAACTTTCCATTAGATCTGCAAGGTGGAAATACCGCAGATTTAGGACAAGAGGTTTTACAGCAGCTTACTAGCGCTTGGCAAGCCAAAATCATTCAACTACAGCAGGAGGCTAACTAA
- a CDS encoding Card1-like endonuclease domain-containing protein — MNISELDNYKVDHLFLLMGENPLPNYIATISLLNHYGTAYLVHTKRTKLQAQRLQQVLAQLNEFNVACLIDLGDRQADAHYIWEKLLPYVSNLQDSIGLNYTGGTKPMSVHAYRVIEHLYPSAIFSYLDANTLEIYFDNNQGESAHVKVSPQLSLSQMFQLHGLVWRVPPSDLPIRADLAAEFAKLNQNPMIAEAWKQWRKYFRSQTRNETQWKPETELRNLAPLSLRSLPLDFQSVLQNMGAVNQSLSLAKACEYGFPDCTNVCEWLDGIWLEHHVLAQVQTIAKVANIQECKMSFRIDERASQSRRWEKFEFDVAFIRNCQLFALSCTTVSDRQTCKQKLFEANTRARQLGGIETRVGLVCCNDYPESLRSELEVETRDRKFAVFGRQDLSNLGQKVLNWVKQNQ, encoded by the coding sequence ATGAACATATCAGAACTAGATAATTACAAAGTCGATCATTTATTCCTATTGATGGGAGAGAATCCTTTACCTAACTATATTGCTACAATCTCTTTGCTGAATCATTATGGAACTGCTTATCTAGTGCATACCAAACGGACAAAATTACAAGCCCAAAGATTGCAGCAAGTACTCGCGCAATTAAATGAATTTAATGTAGCTTGTTTGATTGACTTAGGTGATCGCCAAGCGGATGCACATTACATATGGGAAAAACTATTGCCCTATGTGAGTAATTTACAGGATTCAATCGGGCTAAATTATACGGGTGGCACAAAACCAATGTCAGTTCATGCCTATCGCGTGATTGAGCATTTATATCCGTCAGCAATTTTTAGCTACTTAGATGCTAATACTCTGGAGATATATTTTGATAATAATCAAGGAGAGAGCGCTCATGTTAAGGTTTCACCGCAACTATCGCTATCGCAGATGTTTCAATTGCATGGCTTAGTCTGGCGTGTACCCCCAAGCGATCTCCCGATTCGTGCTGATCTTGCTGCCGAATTTGCCAAACTTAATCAAAATCCGATGATCGCGGAAGCATGGAAACAATGGCGAAAATATTTTCGTTCGCAAACCCGCAATGAAACCCAATGGAAACCAGAAACTGAATTGCGGAACCTTGCGCCCCTCAGTTTGCGCTCTTTGCCCTTAGATTTTCAATCTGTCTTGCAAAATATGGGTGCGGTCAATCAATCATTATCTTTAGCTAAGGCTTGTGAATATGGATTCCCAGACTGTACTAATGTTTGTGAATGGCTAGATGGAATCTGGTTAGAGCATCATGTTTTAGCACAGGTACAAACCATTGCCAAAGTTGCCAATATCCAAGAATGCAAAATGTCTTTTCGCATTGATGAACGCGCTTCTCAGTCCCGCCGTTGGGAAAAATTTGAGTTTGACGTGGCTTTTATTCGTAATTGTCAATTGTTTGCGCTATCTTGTACGACTGTAAGCGATCGCCAAACTTGCAAACAAAAACTATTCGAGGCAAATACTCGCGCTCGACAGCTTGGCGGCATTGAAACAAGGGTGGGTCTGGTTTGTTGTAATGACTATCCTGAGTCTCTGCGTTCTGAGTTGGAGGTGGAGACACGCGATCGTAAGTTTGCTGTTTTCGGTCGGCAGGACTTGAGTAACTTGGGTCAGAAAGTTCTTAATTGGGTAAAACAAAATCAATAG